The Peromyscus maniculatus bairdii isolate BWxNUB_F1_BW_parent chromosome 6, HU_Pman_BW_mat_3.1, whole genome shotgun sequence genome has a segment encoding these proteins:
- the Neurog2 gene encoding neurogenin-2 — translation MFVKSETLELKEEEEVLMLLGSASPASATLTPMSSSADEEEDEELRRPGAALGQRGAEAGQGVQGSSASGPGGCRPARLLGLVHECKRRPSRARAVSRGAKTAETVQRIKKTRRLKANNRERNRMHNLNAALDALREVLPTFPEDAKLTKIETLRFAHNYIWALTETLRLADHCAGAGGLQGALFSEAVLLSPGAALSAPGDSPSPSSSSWSCTNSPASSSASSNSTSPYSCTLSPASPGSDVDYWQPPPPDKHRYAPHLPVARDCI, via the coding sequence ATGTTCGTCAAATCCGAGACTCTGGAgttgaaggaggaagaggaggtgctgATGCTGCTGGGCTCGGCTTCCCCGGCCTCGGCGACCCTGACTCCGATGTCCTCCAGCGCGGacgaggaggaggacgaggagctGCGCCGGCCTGGCGCGGCGCTTGGGCAGCGTGGGGCGGAAGCCGGGCAGGGGGTGCAGGGTAGTTCGGCGTCCGGCCCTGGGGGTTGCCGGCCAGCGCGGCTGCTGGGCCTGGTGCACGAGTGCAAGCGGCGCCCCTCGCGCGCACGGGCGGTCTCCCGAGGAGCCAAGACGGCGGAGACAGTGCAGCGCATCAAGAAGACCCGCAGGCTGAAGGCCAACAACCGCGAGCGCAACCGCATGCACAACCTGAACGCGGCGCTGGACGCGCTGCGAGAGGTGCTGCCCACTTTTCCCGAGGACGCCAAGCTCACGAAGATCGAGACGCTCCGCTTCGCCCACAATTACATCTGGGCGCTCACCGAGACCCTGCGCCTGGCGGACCACTGCGCGGGCGCCGGCGGCCTCCAGGGGGCGCTCTTCTCCGAGGCCGTGCTGTTGAGCCCCGGAGCCGCGCTCAGCGCCCCGGGGGACAGCCCttcgccctcctcctcctcctggagcTGCACCAACAGCCCTGCGTCCTCTTCGGCGTCCTCCAACTCCACGTCCCCATACAGCTGCACTTTATCGCCCGCTAGCCCCGGGTCAGATGTGGACTATTGGCAGCCCCCACCTCCGGATAAGCACCGTTATGCACCTCACCTGCCCGTCGCCAGGGACTGTATCTAG